A window of Phocoena phocoena chromosome 6, mPhoPho1.1, whole genome shotgun sequence contains these coding sequences:
- the LOC136125105 gene encoding LOW QUALITY PROTEIN: olfactory receptor 13F1-like (The sequence of the model RefSeq protein was modified relative to this genomic sequence to represent the inferred CDS: deleted 1 base in 1 codon; substituted 1 base at 1 genomic stop codon) has product MFQANLTSVTIFVFLGFSYYPKAEVIIFVLCLLMYLITLLGNIILISITILDSSLYTPMYFFLSNLSCLDVWYTSSAFPPMLINFVSGKNTLSFSGCAAQMYFSLAMRSTEYVLLAMMAYDXYVAICNPLRYPIIMNKRICVQIAAGSWVTGCFTALVEPVSVLQLSLCGSSVINHFACEILAVLKLVCVDTSMVQLIMLVITVLLVPMLMLLICISYAFILFNILRISSVDGQRKAFSTCAAHLTVVVLFHGTALSMYLKPSSVDSQEIDKFMTLVYGALTPRLNPIIYSLRKKEVKAALKKLLFRNSLVMF; this is encoded by the exons ATGTTCCAGGCAAATTTGACATCTGTAACAATTTTTGTCTTCCTGGGATTTTCCTACTACCCCAAAGCTGAGGTCATCATATTTGTGCTGTGCTTGCTGATGTACCTGATCACCTTGCTGGGTAATATAATTCTGATCTCCATCACCATCCTGGATTCCAGCCTATACACACCCATGTACTTCTTCCTCAGCAACCTCTCTTGTTTAGATGTCTGGTACACCTCTTCTGCTTTCCCTCCAATGCTGATAAACTTTGTTTCAGGGAAAAACACT CTCTCATTCTCAGGGTGTGCCGCTCAGATGTACTTCTCTCTTGCCATGCGCTCCACTGAGTATGTGCTCCTGGCCATGATGGCATATGACTGATATGTGGCCATCTGCAACCCCCTGAGATACCCCATCATCATGAACAAGAGGATTTGTGTGCAGATTGCAGCTGGTTCCTGGGTGACAGGTTGCTTCACTGCCCTGGTGGAACCAGTGTCTGTATTGCAGCTGTCTCTGTGTGGTAGTAGTGTCATCAATCATTTTGCTTGTGAAATTCTGGCTGTCTTAAAACTTGTTTGTGTGGACACCTCCATGGTGCAATTAATCATGCTGGTGATCACCGTACTTCTTGTTCCTATGCTGATGCTTTTGATTTGTATCTCTTATGCTTTCATCCTCTTCAACATCCTGAGAATCAGCTCAGTGGATGGTCAAAGAAAAGCCTTTTCAACATGTGCAGCCCATCTGACTGTGGTGGTTTTGTTCCATGGGACAGCTCTCTCCATGTACCTGAAGCCCTCATCTGTAGATTCACaggaaatagataaatttatgaCTTTGGTATATGGTGCGTTAACCCCCAGGTTGAATCCTATCATCTATAGTCTACGAAAAAAAGAGGTGAAAGCAGCTTTGAAAAAATTGCTGTTTAGAAATTCTTTggtaatgttttaa